In Streptomyces sp. SLBN-118, the following are encoded in one genomic region:
- a CDS encoding phosphoribosyltransferase family protein has protein sequence MLFTDRIDAGRQLAEALRRMQGEAPVVLGLPRGGVPVAFEVARALGAPLDVIVVRKLGVPYHRELGFGAIGEGGVRVISDNIVRLSRAGQDELASVERAEEAELGRQARRFRADRPRLSLTGRTVIIVDDGIATGATAAAACQVVRAQGAGRVVLAVPVAPPDAVEWLRAEADEVVCLSTPRSFRAVGEWYEDFSQTSDEEVTSLLAQASVPGGSTGSEAEVDVDAGGVGLAGDLTLPAGAAAVVMFAHGSGSSRLSPRNRFVASALNRAGLGTLLFDLLTPAEESDRANVFDIETLARRLADATGWLRDRESLPIGYFGASTGAAAALRAAAITDSGRDIGAVVSRGGRPDLAGPSLGDVRAPTLLIVGGHDTLVLDLNRQAQRQLHCENRLEIVPGATHLFEEPGALDQVAELARDWFTSHLAAQSVAG, from the coding sequence GTGCTTTTCACCGACCGCATCGACGCAGGACGACAGCTTGCCGAAGCGCTACGGCGCATGCAGGGAGAGGCGCCCGTTGTGCTGGGCCTGCCCCGGGGCGGGGTGCCAGTGGCCTTCGAAGTGGCGCGGGCGCTCGGGGCGCCGCTCGATGTGATCGTGGTCCGCAAGCTCGGGGTTCCTTACCACCGGGAGCTGGGGTTCGGCGCCATCGGCGAGGGCGGGGTACGGGTCATCAGTGACAACATCGTCCGTCTCAGCCGGGCCGGCCAGGACGAGCTCGCGTCGGTCGAGCGGGCGGAGGAGGCGGAGCTCGGGCGCCAGGCGAGGCGCTTCAGGGCGGACCGGCCGCGGCTCTCCCTCACCGGCCGGACCGTGATCATCGTTGACGACGGGATCGCGACCGGTGCCACGGCCGCGGCGGCCTGCCAGGTCGTACGGGCGCAGGGCGCGGGCCGCGTGGTGCTGGCCGTACCGGTCGCGCCGCCCGACGCCGTCGAGTGGCTGCGGGCAGAGGCGGACGAGGTGGTGTGCCTGTCCACGCCGCGCTCCTTCCGCGCCGTCGGCGAGTGGTACGAGGACTTCTCGCAGACTTCCGACGAGGAGGTCACCTCACTGCTCGCGCAGGCGTCGGTGCCGGGCGGGTCGACGGGCTCCGAGGCCGAGGTGGATGTGGACGCGGGAGGGGTGGGGCTCGCCGGGGACCTCACCCTGCCGGCGGGTGCCGCGGCGGTCGTGATGTTCGCCCATGGCTCTGGCAGCAGCCGCCTCAGCCCCCGCAACCGCTTTGTGGCGAGCGCCCTGAACCGGGCGGGTCTGGGGACCCTGCTCTTCGATCTGCTCACTCCCGCCGAGGAGTCGGACCGGGCCAACGTCTTCGACATCGAGACCCTGGCCCGGCGGCTGGCCGACGCCACCGGCTGGCTGCGGGACCGCGAATCCCTCCCGATCGGCTACTTCGGGGCGAGCACCGGAGCCGCGGCGGCGCTGCGGGCAGCCGCCATCACGGACTCCGGCAGGGACATCGGGGCCGTTGTCTCCCGCGGCGGCCGCCCCGATCTGGCCGGGCCGTCCCTCGGCGACGTACGCGCTCCCACGCTTCTCATCGTCGGCGGCCACGACACCCTCGTCCTCGATCTCAACCGCCAGGCCCAGAGGCAACTGCACTGCGAGAACCGGCTGGAGATCGTGCCGGGCGCCACGCACCTCTTCGAAGAGCCGGGGGCCCTGGACCAGGTCGCCGAGCTCGCCCGGGACTGGTTCACCTCGCACCTGGCGGCGCAGAGCGTGGCCGGCTGA
- the corA gene encoding magnesium/cobalt transporter CorA, with the protein MIRRLRRAVRRAYRRTVDLSHPSRSPLGSAVVNCVVYEDGVRQPDTAPVDEALRRVRRTGRGFVWIGLHEPSQAEIAGIAELFGLHPLAVEDAVQAHQRPKVERYEDSLFAVFKTCRYVEHEELTATSEVVDTGELMIFTGSDFVITVRHGGHGSLGPLREALEAAPDQLAKGPSAVLHAIADHVVDDYLTVADAVQNDIDAVETAVFSEHAGRGATSRADAGHIYQLKRELLELRRAVAPLERPLQILATESLPPVGEDLQPYFRDVVDHLNRVTEQITSFDALLDSILQAHLAQVTVAQNEDMRKITAWAAIVAVPTMVCGIYGMNFEHMPELHWTYGYPLILGVMAVACFVLHRSFRRNGWL; encoded by the coding sequence ATGATCCGCCGTCTCCGCCGAGCGGTGCGCCGCGCCTACCGCAGGACGGTGGACCTGAGCCACCCGTCCCGCTCACCCCTGGGCAGCGCTGTCGTCAACTGCGTGGTCTACGAGGACGGCGTACGGCAGCCCGACACCGCCCCGGTGGACGAGGCACTGCGGCGGGTCCGCAGGACGGGCCGCGGCTTCGTGTGGATCGGGCTGCACGAGCCCTCACAGGCGGAGATCGCGGGTATCGCCGAGCTGTTCGGCCTGCATCCGCTCGCCGTCGAGGACGCGGTGCAGGCACATCAGCGGCCCAAGGTGGAGCGGTACGAGGACTCGCTCTTCGCCGTCTTCAAGACCTGCCGCTATGTCGAGCACGAGGAGCTCACCGCCACCAGCGAGGTGGTGGACACGGGCGAGCTCATGATATTCACCGGCTCCGACTTCGTGATCACAGTCCGGCACGGCGGGCACGGTTCGCTCGGCCCGCTGAGGGAGGCTCTGGAGGCCGCGCCGGACCAGCTGGCCAAGGGCCCCTCCGCCGTACTGCACGCGATCGCCGACCATGTGGTGGACGACTACCTCACCGTGGCGGACGCCGTGCAGAACGACATCGACGCCGTCGAGACCGCGGTCTTCAGTGAACACGCGGGCCGCGGCGCCACCAGCCGCGCCGATGCGGGCCACATCTACCAGCTCAAGCGCGAACTGCTGGAGCTCAGGCGCGCCGTGGCACCGCTGGAGCGCCCGCTCCAGATCCTGGCCACCGAGTCGCTGCCTCCGGTCGGCGAGGACCTCCAGCCGTACTTCCGTGACGTCGTCGACCACCTCAACCGCGTCACCGAGCAGATCACGTCGTTCGACGCCCTGCTCGACTCGATCCTCCAGGCCCACCTCGCGCAGGTGACGGTCGCCCAGAACGAGGACATGCGCAAGATCACGGCATGGGCGGCGATCGTCGCCGTACCCACGATGGTGTGCGGCATCTACGGCATGAACTTCGAGCACATGCCGGAGCTGCACTGGACGTACGGATACCCGCTGATCCTCGGGGTCATGGCGGTGGCCTGCTTCGTCCTGCACCGCAGCTTCCGGCGCAACGGCTGGCTCTGA
- a CDS encoding TIGR03668 family PPOX class F420-dependent oxidoreductase: protein MRLLPDDARARFAAAPVARLATVGSSGTPHLVPVTFAVDGDLVCFAVDHKPKSTRDLRRLRNIRANDQVSVLVDDYADDWSRLWWVRADGHAEVVDEGERLGRVLELLRAKYVQYRERCPEGPAVLIRVTRWSGWAAG from the coding sequence ATGAGACTGCTTCCCGACGATGCGCGAGCGCGGTTCGCGGCGGCACCGGTCGCCCGCCTGGCCACGGTCGGGAGCTCGGGCACGCCGCATCTGGTGCCGGTCACCTTCGCGGTGGACGGCGACCTCGTGTGCTTCGCGGTCGACCACAAGCCCAAGAGCACACGGGATCTGCGGCGGCTGCGCAATATCCGCGCCAACGACCAGGTGTCGGTACTCGTCGACGACTACGCGGACGACTGGTCCCGGCTCTGGTGGGTGCGGGCCGACGGGCATGCCGAGGTGGTCGACGAGGGGGAGCGGCTGGGCCGTGTCCTGGAGCTGCTGCGTGCCAAGTACGTCCAGTACCGGGAGCGTTGCCCCGAGGGGCCGGCCGTCCTGATCCGGGTGACGCGCTGGTCCGGCTGGGCCGCCGGCTGA
- a CDS encoding DUF4239 domain-containing protein: MSEWLVLVLAMAAACAFVLVIVLFRQYRLSRAGVAEEDGSETPDVLEYMTMMVGVVYAIVLGLAIAGVWEARSAAQDDVRREAQALHELSQRAQVYPADVREKLHTDINRYVSHVVQVEWPRMVDHSELPERGAELLATVRTDIAERPPAGELEAQAYQPLLDQVAIADDARNARAENAGATLPGVVWFGLITGALVTVGLIFTLQIGRTPRELLLAGLFSALIAFLLFLVWDFDAPFGRSGSDSADAFRELFATAAGRG; this comes from the coding sequence ATGTCGGAATGGCTGGTCCTGGTCCTCGCGATGGCTGCCGCGTGCGCCTTCGTCCTCGTCATCGTGTTGTTCAGGCAGTACAGACTGAGCAGGGCGGGGGTGGCGGAGGAGGACGGCAGCGAGACTCCCGACGTCCTCGAGTACATGACGATGATGGTCGGCGTCGTGTACGCCATCGTGCTCGGTCTGGCCATCGCGGGCGTGTGGGAGGCGCGGAGCGCCGCGCAGGACGACGTACGGCGCGAGGCGCAGGCACTGCACGAGCTGTCCCAGCGGGCCCAGGTCTACCCGGCCGACGTCCGCGAAAAGCTGCACACCGACATCAACCGTTACGTCTCCCATGTCGTCCAGGTGGAATGGCCGAGGATGGTCGACCACAGCGAACTGCCCGAACGGGGCGCGGAGTTGCTCGCGACTGTTCGCACCGACATCGCGGAGAGACCGCCCGCGGGCGAACTGGAGGCGCAGGCCTACCAGCCGCTGCTCGACCAGGTCGCGATCGCGGACGACGCACGCAACGCCCGCGCGGAGAACGCGGGGGCGACGCTGCCGGGGGTGGTGTGGTTCGGCCTGATCACCGGGGCGCTGGTGACGGTCGGCTTGATCTTCACGCTGCAGATCGGCCGCACACCCAGGGAACTGCTGCTGGCCGGTCTCTTCAGCGCGCTGATCGCGTTCCTGCTGTTCCTGGTCTGGGACTTCGACGCGCCGTTCGGCCGCTCGGGCTCGGACTCGGCGGACGCGTTCCGCGAACTGTTCGCCACGGCGGCGGGACGGGGCTGA
- a CDS encoding bifunctional 2-polyprenyl-6-hydroxyphenol methylase/3-demethylubiquinol 3-O-methyltransferase UbiG, which translates to MTDTTASITDYWDAAAPDFDDEPDHGLRAGRTRAAWARRLRSWVLSGPGEALDVLDVGCGTGSLSLLLAESGHRVTGVDLAPRMVGEARAKLGAAGVAARFLVGDAALPPTGDERYDVVLSRHLLWTLPDPEAALRAWVGRLRPGGLLVLVEGRWREAGQRRAPYVVGAEALPWHGGIGAQALASAVRPLVGTLRIEPLSDDPQLWGRPVTDERYALIAQVPGPAAAR; encoded by the coding sequence ATGACCGACACGACTGCTTCGATCACCGATTACTGGGATGCCGCCGCGCCCGACTTCGACGACGAGCCGGACCACGGGCTGCGTGCCGGCCGGACGCGCGCCGCATGGGCACGGCGCCTGCGCTCCTGGGTTCTGTCCGGCCCGGGAGAGGCGCTCGACGTGCTCGACGTCGGCTGCGGCACGGGGTCCCTGTCCCTGCTGCTGGCCGAGTCGGGCCACCGGGTCACCGGGGTCGACCTGGCGCCACGCATGGTCGGCGAGGCTCGCGCGAAGCTGGGCGCGGCTGGTGTCGCGGCCCGTTTTCTGGTCGGCGACGCGGCGCTGCCGCCGACGGGTGACGAGCGGTATGACGTCGTGCTCTCGCGGCATCTGCTGTGGACCCTGCCCGACCCCGAAGCCGCCCTGCGCGCATGGGTCGGGCGCCTGCGCCCGGGCGGTCTGCTGGTTCTGGTCGAGGGCCGCTGGCGCGAGGCCGGCCAGAGACGTGCGCCCTATGTGGTCGGAGCCGAGGCCCTGCCGTGGCACGGCGGCATCGGCGCACAGGCACTGGCGTCCGCGGTGCGCCCGCTCGTCGGCACGCTGCGCATCGAACCGCTCAGCGACGACCCGCAGTTGTGGGGGCGCCCGGTGACGGACGAGCGGTACGCGCTCATAGCCCAGGTTCCCGGGCCAGCGGCGGCACGCTGA
- a CDS encoding TIGR01458 family HAD-type hydrolase codes for MERIGAALIDIDGVLTVSFEPLPGTVQAMERLRAAGLPLALVTNNTSRTRATIAAKLSSAGYPVTADDILTAPAVTAAYLREHHPDARCLFLNSGDVRDDLDGVRLASEADDTAPDVVVFGGAGEEFTYAGLNRAFRELQRGVPLIAMHRNLYWRTSGGLDLDTGAFLLGLERAARVEATVTGKPAEAFFATALAHLGVSASEALMVGDDIESDVLAAQRCGITGVLVKTGKYLPQTHASAPGTPDHVLDSFADLPALLERAGR; via the coding sequence ATGGAACGCATCGGAGCCGCTCTGATCGACATCGACGGCGTACTCACCGTGTCCTTCGAGCCACTGCCCGGAACCGTTCAGGCCATGGAACGGCTGCGCGCCGCCGGCCTCCCGCTGGCGCTGGTCACCAACAACACCTCACGCACCCGTGCCACGATCGCCGCGAAACTTTCCTCGGCGGGCTACCCGGTCACGGCCGACGACATCCTCACCGCCCCCGCCGTCACGGCCGCGTACCTCCGTGAGCACCACCCGGACGCCCGCTGCCTGTTCCTCAACAGTGGCGACGTCAGGGACGATCTCGACGGTGTGAGACTCGCCTCCGAGGCCGACGACACCGCCCCCGACGTGGTCGTCTTCGGCGGCGCGGGCGAGGAGTTCACATACGCCGGTCTCAACCGCGCCTTCCGCGAACTCCAGCGCGGCGTCCCGCTGATCGCCATGCACCGCAATCTCTACTGGCGCACGTCAGGGGGCCTCGACCTCGACACCGGAGCCTTCCTGCTCGGCCTGGAACGGGCAGCACGCGTCGAGGCGACCGTCACCGGCAAGCCCGCGGAGGCATTCTTCGCGACGGCGCTGGCACATCTCGGCGTCAGCGCGTCAGAGGCCCTGATGGTGGGCGACGACATCGAGTCGGACGTCCTCGCGGCGCAGCGCTGCGGCATCACCGGCGTCCTGGTCAAGACGGGCAAGTACCTCCCACAAACCCATGCGTCGGCGCCGGGCACCCCGGACCATGTCCTCGACTCCTTCGCGGACCTGCCCGCGCTGCTGGAACGGGCGGGCCGATGA
- a CDS encoding NADPH-dependent 2,4-dienoyl-CoA reductase: protein MSPSPYPHLLSPLDLGFTTLPNRVLMGSMHIGLEEAERGFERMAAFYAARARGGVGLIVTGGIAPNDRGRPYEGGAKLTTEAEAEQHRAVTDAVHAEGGRIAMQILHFGRYAYHADLVAPSAVQAPISPFVPHALTDAEVEETIEDYVRAAALAQSAGYDGVEIMGSEGYFINEFIAAATNHRTDRWGGSYENRIRLPLEIVRRTRERVGPDFILIYRLSMLDLVPGGSSLEEVITLAKEIEAAGATIINTGIGWHEARIPTIATSVPRGAYTWVTKKLMGAVSVPLVTSNRINTPEVAEQLLAEGRADMVSLARPFLADPEFVAKAQADRSETINTCIGCNQACLDHTFSGKITSCLVNPRACHETELVLSPTRLRKRVAVIGAGPAGLACAVSAAERGHEVTLFDAAEEIGGQLNVAKRIPGKEEFNETLRYFRTQLELHGVEVRLGTRATADELATAAYDEIVVATGVTPRTPEIEGVDHRSVLSYLDVLRDGAPVGERVAVIGAGGIGFDVAEFLTDGGEGASLDAETYFRQWGVDTDYSAPGGLRAPERPKPPRSVHLLQRKSSKVGAGLGKTTGWIHRTELKHRGVTMTAGATYERIDDEGLHISVDGTTTVLPVDTVVLCAGQEPQRGLYEELSAAGRSVHLIGGADVAAELDAKRAIDQGTRLAATL, encoded by the coding sequence ATGAGCCCGAGCCCGTACCCGCATCTGCTGAGCCCCCTCGATCTCGGGTTCACCACCCTGCCCAACCGGGTGCTCATGGGCTCCATGCACATCGGCCTCGAAGAGGCCGAGCGCGGTTTCGAGCGGATGGCCGCCTTCTACGCCGCCCGCGCCCGCGGCGGCGTCGGCCTCATCGTCACCGGCGGCATCGCGCCCAACGACCGCGGCCGCCCGTACGAGGGCGGCGCCAAGCTCACCACCGAGGCCGAGGCGGAGCAGCACCGGGCCGTCACCGACGCGGTGCACGCCGAGGGCGGGCGCATCGCGATGCAGATCCTGCACTTCGGCCGGTACGCGTACCACGCGGACCTCGTAGCGCCGAGCGCCGTCCAGGCCCCCATCAGCCCCTTCGTCCCGCATGCCCTGACCGACGCCGAGGTCGAGGAGACCATCGAGGACTATGTGCGGGCGGCGGCGCTCGCGCAGTCCGCCGGGTACGACGGCGTCGAGATCATGGGCTCCGAGGGCTACTTCATCAACGAGTTCATCGCCGCGGCCACCAACCACCGCACCGACCGCTGGGGCGGTTCGTACGAGAACCGGATCCGGCTCCCGCTGGAGATCGTCCGCCGCACCCGCGAGCGCGTCGGCCCCGACTTCATCCTGATCTACCGCCTCTCCATGCTCGATCTCGTCCCCGGCGGCTCCTCGCTCGAAGAGGTGATCACGCTCGCCAAGGAGATCGAGGCGGCAGGAGCGACGATCATCAACACCGGGATCGGCTGGCACGAGGCCCGTATCCCCACCATCGCGACCTCGGTGCCGCGCGGCGCGTACACCTGGGTGACCAAGAAGCTGATGGGTGCCGTCTCCGTCCCCCTGGTGACCAGCAACCGCATCAACACCCCCGAGGTCGCCGAGCAGCTGCTCGCCGAGGGCCGCGCGGACATGGTGTCGCTGGCCCGCCCGTTCCTCGCCGACCCCGAATTCGTCGCCAAGGCGCAGGCGGACCGCTCGGAGACGATCAACACCTGCATCGGCTGCAACCAGGCCTGCCTGGACCACACCTTCAGCGGGAAGATCACGTCCTGCCTGGTCAACCCGCGCGCCTGCCACGAGACCGAGCTGGTGCTGTCCCCGACCCGGCTGCGCAAGCGCGTCGCCGTGATCGGCGCGGGTCCCGCGGGGCTCGCCTGCGCGGTCTCGGCGGCCGAGCGCGGCCACGAGGTGACGCTCTTCGACGCGGCGGAGGAGATAGGCGGCCAGCTGAACGTCGCCAAGCGGATCCCCGGCAAGGAAGAGTTCAACGAGACGCTGCGCTACTTCCGTACGCAGCTTGAACTGCACGGAGTCGAAGTCCGCCTCGGCACCCGTGCGACCGCGGACGAACTCGCCACGGCCGCGTACGACGAAATCGTGGTCGCAACCGGGGTCACGCCCAGGACCCCCGAGATCGAAGGCGTCGACCACCGGAGCGTCCTCAGCTACCTCGACGTCCTGCGCGACGGCGCCCCCGTGGGCGAGCGGGTCGCGGTCATCGGCGCGGGCGGAATCGGCTTCGACGTCGCGGAGTTCCTGACGGACGGTGGCGAGGGCGCGAGCCTGGACGCCGAAACGTACTTCCGGCAGTGGGGCGTCGACACCGACTACAGCGCGCCGGGCGGGCTGAGGGCGCCCGAGCGCCCGAAGCCGCCGCGTTCCGTCCACCTCCTGCAGCGCAAGAGCAGCAAGGTGGGTGCGGGTCTGGGCAAGACGACGGGCTGGATTCACCGGACGGAGCTCAAGCACCGCGGGGTGACGATGACGGCCGGGGCGACCTACGAGCGCATCGACGACGAGGGCCTGCACATCAGCGTCGACGGCACGACCACCGTGCTCCCCGTCGACACCGTCGTGCTGTGCGCCGGCCAGGAGCCGCAGCGCGGACTGTACGAGGAGCTGAGCGCCGCGGGCCGCTCGGTGCATCTGATCGGCGGCGCGGACGTGGCGGCCGAGCTCGACGCCAAGCGCGCGATCGACCAGGGCACCCGGCTGGCGGCGACGCTCTAG
- a CDS encoding NPCBM/NEW2 domain-containing protein → MHTERHTAHTLRERLAAVTAAFALLTGGAAATTLTAVTAQAAAAPPAAAAAVDNGLARTPQMGFNNWNSTHCRAEFNEAMVKGIADTFVSQGLKAAGYTYVNIDDCWALPQRDANGNLVPDPVRFPGGIKAVADYVHSKGLKFGLYSSAGTKTCDVQGFPGGLGHEQQDANLWASWGVDYLKYDNCNNTGADARQRYKAMGDALRATGRPILYSVCEWGENQPWNWAAGVGNSWRTTGDISDSWSSMIGIAHQNQGLAPYAGPGAWNDPDMLEVGNGGMTDTEYRTHFSLWAQMAAPLLIGSDLRSASAATLAILKNTDVIAVDQDTLGRQGTVVSGSGGLVVMSKPLADGGRSVTLTNETASARTISTTVDAIGIGGASSYALKDLWSKQTGTTTGAISASVPAHGTVMYRVTPGAPIPPPAGVHQLSDLPWTSAVNGWGPVERDRSNGEQAAGDGRTLTVNGTPYAKGLGTHAASTVTYYLGGGCSALATGVGIDDEAGGTNGSAVFRIYRDDALVADSGRVTGADATRRLTADLTGGLEVRLVVTDSGDGVDYDHADWVVPTLSCG, encoded by the coding sequence ATGCACACCGAACGACACACCGCACACACCCTCAGAGAGCGCCTGGCAGCCGTCACCGCCGCCTTCGCCCTCCTCACCGGCGGGGCCGCGGCCACAACACTCACCGCCGTCACCGCACAGGCCGCCGCCGCGCCCCCGGCAGCGGCAGCGGCCGTCGACAACGGCCTTGCCCGCACACCCCAGATGGGCTTCAACAACTGGAACTCCACCCACTGCCGGGCCGAGTTCAACGAGGCGATGGTCAAGGGAATCGCCGACACCTTCGTCTCGCAGGGGCTCAAGGCCGCCGGGTACACCTACGTCAACATCGACGACTGCTGGGCCCTGCCGCAGCGCGACGCGAACGGCAACCTCGTCCCCGACCCCGTGCGCTTCCCCGGCGGAATCAAGGCAGTTGCCGACTACGTGCACTCCAAGGGCCTCAAGTTCGGGCTCTACTCCAGCGCCGGGACCAAGACGTGCGACGTCCAGGGATTCCCCGGCGGGCTCGGGCACGAGCAGCAGGACGCCAACCTGTGGGCGTCCTGGGGAGTGGACTACCTGAAGTACGACAACTGCAACAACACCGGCGCCGACGCCCGGCAGCGCTACAAGGCGATGGGCGACGCGCTGAGGGCCACCGGGCGGCCGATCCTCTACAGCGTCTGTGAGTGGGGCGAGAACCAGCCCTGGAACTGGGCTGCGGGCGTCGGCAATTCATGGCGTACGACCGGGGACATCAGCGACTCCTGGTCCAGCATGATCGGCATCGCCCACCAGAACCAGGGACTCGCCCCGTATGCGGGGCCGGGGGCCTGGAACGACCCGGACATGCTCGAAGTCGGAAACGGCGGGATGACCGACACCGAATACCGCACCCACTTCAGCCTCTGGGCACAGATGGCGGCGCCCCTGCTGATCGGCAGCGATCTGCGCAGCGCATCCGCCGCGACCCTCGCGATCCTGAAGAACACCGACGTGATCGCGGTCGACCAGGACACTCTGGGCAGGCAGGGCACCGTCGTGTCCGGTTCCGGCGGCCTGGTGGTGATGTCCAAACCCCTCGCGGACGGCGGCCGTTCGGTGACCCTGACGAACGAGACGGCCTCGGCGAGAACGATCTCGACGACCGTCGACGCGATCGGGATCGGCGGTGCTTCCTCGTATGCGCTGAAGGACCTCTGGTCCAAACAGACCGGCACCACCACGGGCGCGATCAGCGCTTCGGTGCCCGCACACGGCACCGTGATGTACCGAGTGACGCCGGGTGCTCCGATCCCCCCGCCGGCCGGGGTCCACCAACTCAGCGACCTGCCGTGGACATCGGCGGTGAACGGCTGGGGACCGGTCGAGCGCGACCGCAGCAACGGCGAACAGGCCGCGGGCGACGGCAGGACCCTCACCGTGAACGGCACGCCCTACGCCAAGGGCCTCGGCACGCACGCAGCTTCCACGGTCACGTACTACCTCGGCGGCGGCTGCTCGGCCCTCGCCACCGGCGTCGGCATCGATGACGAGGCGGGCGGTACGAACGGCTCGGCGGTCTTCCGGATCTACCGGGACGACGCGCTGGTCGCCGACAGCGGCCGCGTCACCGGGGCCGACGCGACCCGGCGGCTGACCGCGGATCTCACCGGCGGTCTGGAGGTCAGGCTGGTCGTCACGGACAGTGGCGACGGCGTCGACTACGACCACGCGGACTGGGTGGTACCGACGCTGAGCTGCGGCTGA
- a CDS encoding PadR family transcriptional regulator, with protein sequence MSLPHAILTALLEKPSSGIELTRRFDRSIGYFWSATHQQIYRELGKLEQAGHIRALPSAQPTRGQKKEYEVLPAGRQELTAWVARSEDPRPARDPLLLRLRAAGVVGSAGLEAELERHLALHRRQLAEYLAIEERDFPRDRPATEQDRLRHVVLRGGIELETFWTKWLMEALEGFRSGA encoded by the coding sequence ATGTCCCTCCCGCACGCGATCCTCACGGCCCTGCTCGAAAAGCCCTCCTCGGGCATTGAGCTGACCCGCCGCTTCGACAGGTCGATCGGCTACTTCTGGTCGGCGACGCACCAGCAGATCTACCGCGAGCTGGGGAAACTGGAGCAGGCGGGCCACATCCGGGCCCTGCCGTCGGCGCAGCCCACCCGCGGGCAGAAGAAGGAGTACGAGGTTCTGCCCGCGGGCCGCCAGGAGCTGACGGCCTGGGTCGCGAGGTCGGAGGACCCGAGGCCGGCGCGCGACCCGCTGCTGCTGCGGCTGCGCGCGGCGGGCGTGGTGGGCAGCGCCGGCCTGGAGGCGGAGCTGGAGCGCCATCTGGCGCTGCATCGACGCCAGTTGGCGGAATATCTGGCGATCGAGGAACGCGACTTCCCGCGGGACCGGCCGGCGACGGAGCAGGACCGGCTGCGGCATGTGGTGCTGCGGGGCGGGATCGAGCTGGAGACGTTCTGGACGAAGTGGCTCATGGAGGCGCTGGAGGGGTTCCGCTCGGGAGCCTGA
- a CDS encoding MerR family transcriptional regulator: MGLLTIGAFARASRLSAKALRRYDELGLLPPARVDLFTGYRYYDETQLERARLVAWLRRIGMPLARIRDICDLCATDTAAAARDIRAYWSQVEAETSARRDLAAFLVDQLSGKDTDTMSQLTTPLGFRYAARSDRGLVRETNQDAAYAGSRLLAVADGFGGEGAPASTAVIDALKHLEAEGPGSTRVGDLLNALEDAVHRANATVNGFAGSGTTLTAMMWTGSQLALVHIGDTRAHLLRDGDFFQITHDHTVVQAMIDEGDLSPEEAASHPQRAMLLRALDGSAGLAGPDLRLHEARAGDRYLLCSDGLSATVPQEEKRRAVAALTDPGEAVHELVALAHRAGGPDNIACVVADVVAL, from the coding sequence ATGGGTTTGCTCACGATCGGTGCGTTCGCCCGCGCATCCCGGCTGTCCGCCAAGGCGCTGCGCCGCTATGACGAGCTGGGGCTGCTGCCTCCGGCCCGCGTCGACTTGTTCACCGGCTACCGGTACTACGACGAGACGCAGCTGGAGCGGGCCCGGCTGGTGGCGTGGCTGCGGCGGATCGGGATGCCGCTGGCCCGTATCCGGGACATCTGCGACCTGTGTGCGACGGACACGGCCGCGGCCGCCAGGGACATCCGGGCGTACTGGTCGCAGGTCGAGGCGGAGACCTCCGCCCGGCGTGATCTTGCCGCTTTCCTCGTCGACCAGCTGTCAGGGAAGGACACCGACACGATGTCTCAGCTCACCACGCCCCTTGGGTTCCGCTATGCCGCACGCTCGGACCGCGGCCTCGTCCGGGAGACCAACCAGGACGCCGCGTACGCCGGGTCGCGGCTGCTCGCCGTCGCCGACGGCTTCGGGGGTGAGGGCGCGCCCGCGAGCACGGCGGTGATCGACGCGCTGAAGCACCTGGAGGCGGAGGGGCCCGGTTCCACCCGGGTCGGGGATCTGCTCAACGCCCTTGAGGACGCGGTCCACCGGGCCAATGCCACGGTCAACGGCTTCGCCGGCTCCGGTACGACACTGACCGCCATGATGTGGACCGGCTCGCAGCTGGCCCTGGTCCATATCGGCGACACCCGCGCCCATCTGCTGCGCGACGGGGACTTCTTCCAGATCACCCACGACCACACCGTGGTGCAGGCGATGATCGACGAGGGCGACCTCAGCCCGGAGGAGGCGGCGTCGCACCCCCAGCGGGCGATGCTGCTGAGGGCACTCGACGGGAGCGCCGGCCTCGCCGGGCCCGACCTGCGGCTGCACGAGGCGCGGGCGGGCGACCGTTATCTGCTGTGCTCCGACGGCCTGTCCGCGACGGTGCCGCAGGAGGAGAAACGCCGGGCCGTCGCCGCTCTCACCGACCCGGGCGAGGCCGTACACGAACTGGTCGCGCTCGCCCATCGCGCGGGCGGTCCGGACAACATCGCGTGCGTCGTCGCCGACGTCGTGGCGCTCTGA
- a CDS encoding DUF6126 family protein, protein MSESESWKERGVALRVFVYIFATHLFAGFVYLLFYVGEHAQK, encoded by the coding sequence GTGAGTGAGAGCGAGAGCTGGAAGGAGCGGGGTGTTGCGCTTCGGGTCTTCGTGTACATCTTCGCGACGCACCTGTTCGCCGGGTTCGTGTACCTGTTGTTCTACGTGGGGGAGCACGCGCAGAAGTAG